From Coffea arabica cultivar ET-39 chromosome 9c, Coffea Arabica ET-39 HiFi, whole genome shotgun sequence, one genomic window encodes:
- the LOC140014413 gene encoding uncharacterized mitochondrial protein AtMg00860-like — protein sequence MRKHVLVFFDDILVYSPTLETHVKHVTEVMSILRQHQLFAKMSKCSFAQLQVEYLGHIISAEGVQANPEKIEGMKNWPRPTNIKQLRGFLGLTGYYRRFVKGYGAMARPLTDLLKKDNFNWSEDTEQAFQQLKGAMCSTPVLAVPDFSQPFIIETDACYTGIGAVLMQNRRPISYLSQALGQKNMGYQSTRRNYWH from the coding sequence ATGAGGAAACATGTGCTGGTGTTCTTTGATGATATCCTGGTCTACAGCCCCACACTGGAGACACATGTGAAGCATGTAACTGAGGTAATGAGTATTCTGAGGCAGCATCAATTGTTTGCAAAAATGAGTAAATGTTCTTTTGCGCAGCTACAGGTGGAATATTTGGGTCACATAATATCAGCAGAGGGGGTGCAGGCTAATCCTGAGAAGATAGAAGGCATGAAAAACTGGCCGAGACCAACCAACATCAAACAGCTAAGGGGATTTCTAGGCCTAACAGGGTACTACAGGAGATTTGTCAAAGGGTACGGGGCTATGGCCAGGCCCTTGACAGACCTGCTCAAGAAGGACAACTTCAACTGGAGTGAGGACACAGAGCAGGCCTTCCAACAACTAAAAGGGGCCATGTGTAGCACCCCAGTCTTAGCAGTACCTGACTTCTCACAGCCATTCATTATTGAGACTGATGCATGCTACACTGGTATAGGGGCTGTGCTAATGCAGAATAGAAGACCTATCTCCTACCTCAGTCAAGCTCTGGGACAGAAAAACATGGGTTATCAATCTACGAGAAGGAATTACTGGCATTAG
- the LOC140014415 gene encoding uncharacterized protein — MPAMHSPVKGGCLLRVNIPSVGEDGLKVHLENNIVFFEGFWRKGTLWANFLHARYCGALHPNQVTLGPSASHSWKILLAARGRVEEHLVWELSNGSCSFLWDNWAGWGPLAWKFPELATMAVVREFWVRGRWDSLSIEQLGCQEILEATRDTLLVTGEDPDSPFWDLLASGEFELSSIIPVIDGLPHKSWLYDALWRLGLPLKISFFMWRMLGHKLLVDTCLRRFRVAGLSKCVCCSSPDEESLHHLFGSSEIANSVWGFFEKPLGIFRPHSAVRGRFFAWGALRVPNPALRWLL, encoded by the exons ATGCCTGCAATGCATAGTCCAGTGAAGGGTGGTTGTTTGTTGAGGGTAAACATTCCGAGTGTTGGCGAAGATGGTCTGAAGGTCCATCTTGAGAACAATATTGTATTCTTTGAAGG GTTCTGGAGGAAGGGAACACTCTGGGCAAACTTCCTTCATGCACGTTACTGTGGTGCCTTGCATCCGAACCAGGTGACACTGGGGCCTTCTGCCTCGCATTCGTGGAAAATACTGCTAGCGGCCCGTGGTAGGGTTGAGGAACACCTGGTGTGGGAGCTTTCCAATGGCAGCtgctctttcttgtgggatAACTGGGCTGGATGGGGACCTCTGGCATGGAAGTTCCCTGAGCTTGCTACTATGGCAGTGGTACGGGAGTTCTGGGTAAGGGGGCGATGGGATTCACTTAGTATCGAGCAGTTGGGTTGCCAGGAAATTTTGGAGGCTACTAGAGACACATTGTTGGTAACGGGGGAGGATCCGGATTCTCCTTTTTGGGACCTATTGGCTTCAGGTGAATTTGAGCTCAGTTCGATTATTCCAGTGATTGATGGCCTCCCTCACAAATCCTGGCTGTATGATGCTCTTTGGAGACTGGGGCTGCCgctaaaaatttcattttttatgtgGAGGATGTTGGGTCATAAGCTTCTAGTAGATACGTGTCTCCGCCGGTTTAGGGTTGCAGGCCTGTCTAAGTGCGTCTGTTGTTCATCACCAGATGAGGAATCGCTCCACCACCTGTTTGGGAGTAGTGAGATAGCAAACTCGGTTTGGGGCTTCTTCGAGAAGCCGCTTGGCATTTTCCGACCACATTCAGCTGTGCGGGGTAGGTTTTTTGCATGGGGAGCTTTAAGGGTACCTAATCCAGCATTAAGGTGGTTATTATAG
- the LOC140014412 gene encoding uncharacterized protein: protein MTNFLVVTLGHVCKQAHAHLLLTEEAEDVEESREQEEEVFCDCINGGLAGEHIEVSIHALAGGARHKTIRLKGHVKGRQVTALIDSGSTHCFLDEQLAKELKLCSQGPTLVVNVANGERVESKGLDKPLQWEMQGHQFQHTFNTLRLGGCDMILGVDWLAKHSPIEFNFMELSMRILKGKQEITLMGEDISTKLEMFKGGRLVKWLRKQEYGVVAQLVTVGKEENLGQIPIEISHVLDQYKDVFEEPKGMPPTRSHDHQIVLKDGARPFQVRPYRCPYVQKSEIEKLVKEMLELGIIQPSSSPFASPVLLVKKKDGTWRFCVDYRQLNELTVKNKFPMPLIEELIDELHGAKYFTKMDLRAGYFQIRVKVEDIPKTAFRTHQGLCEFKVMPFGLTNAPATFQSLMNQVF, encoded by the coding sequence atgaccaattttcttgtagtgaccTTGGGGCATGTTTGCAAACAAGCTCATGCACATCTACTGTTGACTGAGGAAGCTGAAGACGTGGAGGAGAGTAGGGAACAGGAAGAGGAAGTTTTCTGTGACTGCATTAATGGGGGTCTAGCAGGGGAACACATAGAAGTATCAATTCATGCCTTGGCTGGAGGAGCAAGGCACAAAACTATAAGGTTGAAGGGTCATGTTAAGGGGAGGCAAGTCACTGCACTGATTGATAGTGGCAGTACCCATTGCTTCTTGGATGAGCAGTTGGCAAAGGAATTAAAACTGTGTTCACAGGGGCCAACCTTGGTAGTCAATGTGGCTAATGGTGAAAGGGTGGAGTCCAAAGGACTGGATAAGCCTTTGCAGTGGGAAATGCAGGGGCATCAGTTCCAACATACCTTCAACACTCTAAGGTTGGGGGGATGCGACATGATATTGGGAGTGGACTGGTTGGCCAAACACAGCCCTATAGAGTTCAATTTCATGGAGCTCAGTATGAGGATCCTCAAGGGGAAGCAAGAAATAACACTGATGGGAGAAGACATCAGCACCAAGTTGGAGATGTTCAAAGGAGGCAGGCTAGTAAAATGGCTAAGGAAGCAGGAATATGGGGTGGTAGCACAACTAGTGACCGTGGGGAAGGAAGAAAATCTAGGACAGATACCCATTGAAATCAGTcatgtgctagatcaatacaaggATGTCTTTGAAGAGCCAAAAGGAATGCCTCCAACCAGGAGCCATGATCACCAGATTGTCCTCAAGGATGGGGCCAGGCCCTTCCAGGTGAGGCCATACAGGTGCCCCTACGTGCAGAAGTCTGAAATTGAGAAGTTAGTGAAAGAAATGCTAGAACTGGGCATCATACAACCCAGCAGTAGCCCATTTGCTTCACCAGTGCTACTGGTTAAGAAAAAAGATGGGACATGGAGATTCTGTGTGGACTACAGGCAGCTGAATGAGCTAACAGTGAAAAACAAATTCCCCATGCCTCTGATTGAAGAATTAATAGATGAACTGCATGGGGCCAAGTACTTCACAAAAATGGACCTGAGAGCAGGATACTTTCAAATCAGGGTCAAAGTGGAGGACATACCAAAGACAGCTTTCAGGACTCATCAAGGACTCTGTGAGTTCAAGGTCATGCCATTTGGCTTGACCAATGCACCCGCAACCTTCCAGAGCCTAATGAATCAGGTCTTTTAG